The window TCCCAGTTGCAGCCTTTTGATGTAAAGAAACTATCAGTTTTGAGCACTCCATAGTTGTTATATTTCTCGCACCAGTTATGTTTATTAATTGCTTTGGGTGATTTTGCTAGTTTTAGAAATTTAGGTGTATAAATTATACTTCATGTTTTTAGAAAAAGTACATTTCAACTaccaaatattattttaaaaaactatggccaaacacaaatccaacttcaaaaattccaaaaaagtgaaatattttttgatttctaaggccaaatgcctacttagtGTTATGCAAGGGCTTAAACTAGCTGTGGAGCATAattttaaaccaattgaaatcaacCCTGATTCGACAGAGGTAATAACTATGTTAAACAATGGACATCTCCCTTATAACAATATTATCTTTGAATGCAGGCCCTTACTAATGACGCTTGGCCATCCGGTACCAAAGCATGAATACTAAAAGTTAAACTGGGTGGCGGACCTGCTGGCAAAGGAAGGAGCAAGGCAACAACTTTTTGAGGAACCCAATCTCTATTCAAGTCCCTCCCCTCCCTCCCTTTCCGTCTATAAAGCTTATTTTGATGGTGTAATGTGCATTGTTTTTTACAGACTTATTCCATTTTGTAATGATCCATTAATGGGCGTTAACCCAAGATAAGCAATGGGCAATGCGGCCCTAACTAGTGTGTAATTAgcgtatatatttatatacataagaaGTACCcgcttaccaaaaaaaaaaaaaaacgcctaCTTATTGTTAGGACTATTCCAAGTTTGCAGAGTAATTTCAGACTAAATTACTTTTTTCTTTCATTgaaatgataatttttttttttgtaacgaACTGGTCGCTTAATTTTGAGTAATTATCATAGAAAGTtgctaaattatattttgaaatcAAAAAGTCACTTAAATTTACCTAAATATCATAGAAAATGTCTCATTTGTTTCCTTCTAGTAACTTTTTGTGATACTTGGAAAAGGTTGaatattttttttggtaattGAATATCATTTTGTTACACAGAATAGTTTAGTGACTTTTATTCAACTTGTGTAAAGTTGATTGATCTTCCCGTTACAATAATTAATTTAATGACTTTAGTACAATAAAGTTTACTTTTGAATCGAAAATTTCTTCCTACTGGCCAGCAGTGAGATTCCATTGTATTCGAAGAGTCAAGGATCTGCTAAGAATTTCGGATCGAAGAAGAGGCAGATCAAAATATAGTGCGTAAAAACAAAAATCAATATGCATGAAATATGCCTCTGAAACTCGTACTATCAAATTAAGCGGACCTACGACATAACTTTCTATGTTAATCCTGATTTAGTAACCTAGAAAATGGAGTATCAATAAGTTGATATAACGATTTTCAATGATGTGTGATAGTTCTTACCGTGTATAAAACTCAAACAAAtaccaacccaaaaaaaaaaaaaaaaatctttagccTTTTTTTATGTGTAACTTTAACTCATGTAGTATTATACCGAGTCCAACCAAAGAAAAACCTTTGGATTTTAGGCAGCTTGAATCATACAGCATAGAGCAACTTTTTGATATCTACCAACAGGATGTCTTACATGGACCAGACCAAGAAACAACTTCCACATTATGTTCCCTAAATCTAAACGGCTGAAGTACTGAACAGTTGTACGACACACtcaaaacattttttttctctttcttgttATGATCACCCTTAAGATTTAAGATCTCAAAGGCTAATCATCTTCTTACCTATAATACAAAGCAAAATTGGTTCACGAAAGACATAAACATGAAGCATTAGTAACCTATGTTGCTCGGTCTCTTAAAAAAGTCGACTGGTGCATGTCGGAACCACCAAAATTAGAGCATTTTTGGAGAATTCGACATAGGTGCGACAATATTTTTGGAGAGTCCAAGCATCATAGACTATACAAAAGCACGATGAAAATCATGGTGTTGGGTCCATTATAGCGGAGGCATCAAACCGAGAAACAACTCCTTCACTCAGTAGACGCATTGCAGCTCCTTGTGAGAATTTCCTTGCAAACAAAAAACAAGGAACCTGCGTAGAATTATTATGGCACCACTCTGTTCTGTACTCTGAATCGTAGTAAACGTTGTCGATATCCTGTCAAAATTAGTAGGATCCAAGTTGCATAAACCAATCAGTTGTGAAAGCCAAAGGTTGTGATGCAAAACCAACTATGACGAAATTATACCaactagaaaattcaagaaagacAAACGAAAGTTAAGCGAGGGAATCAACAAAGAAAGAGTAAGAACTACGATCTACCACTCGACTACTCACGGGTTTAACTTGCATACACTGGCCCTATAAAAGAACTGTTATACACTCCGTGTATTTTAACTAATTGTAGTAGGCTACCTGCCTTATTTTCCAGTTAGTAATCCCACTTATTTTGAACGGTTACTTGTATCTTGTGTACAAATTCTTTTACACTGTCAGTATACATAATCAATGTCAAAACATAAAATAGATGAATGCAGCCAAATGTTTAAATGGAAGACGATGGAATATTTTGACGTGCTTGCTAAAGATACCTTTATCCTCTTGATCTGTTCAGGCCCTGCATCTGCATAGCTAAACGTCATAGGATGCCAACTACTTTTGTCCATATTTGTCGCAGATTGGCTCCACTCTGTATAGGTTATAGTTCGACGTTCCAGTTCTCCTTCACTATCATGCATCTATTCACAAAAATAATGAACCAGAACACTTAATGTTGATTGAATACATCATGATTCTCACAAACAATACGAAAGGAGTTTTATTTTGACTTCTTCCATTAAACAGAAAGAACATACGAGAAGTCTAAAAACAGAAAAGCACCTTTAAGTAAATAATTGGTTACTTACTGCCAACAATGTCTGCACATAGTGTTCATCTGGAATGCAGTTGCTACTTCTCTGCATGAGATATTACAAGGTTAGAATGAATATGGCTTGAAAATGAAAGGCAAGAGTCGATGAATTCGAGCATTGGAATTTTATTAGGTAGATCCAAAGTTAAAATTGAGAAAGGGCAAGAGCATCATGATGCGCACCTCGCAGAACATCTTGAAAGCTGGAAAAACAATATTGTCATCAGCAACAACTTCTGCATGCTTCCTGATTAAAGTGATCCACTGGACTAAAATGTCAAATTAAAATTTGTAGGAGTAGAAATATTGATTTAATTGAAGAAAGAATAAGAGATTTATATTCACATAACAAACTAACTTTGTTCTAAGGATGAAACTGAACCCTACTTTTTAAAGGGTAAACTATATCTAGGTAATTTTAAATATCAGCCTCAAAAAGACTATTTATATTCATCTTTAATTTGACAACACAACTTGCTATTCAAAATTAGTTGAGCTTAAATCACTTCTATCACTACGCAATCAATCAATTCTAGCCACATTGACAGACATTCATAATGATAGTTAAAGTTATTAAAAATAAACCTAGAATTAACAAGTAGAGCATATTTAGTATTATAACCACACATTTTGGCCAACTTATCAACTCAGACAAGCTCACTTAGGCAACCAAGCTGGTTAGTATCCCTTCTGATGCCAAAAGCTAAATATAGTTATATCTTGAACTTTTTCTTGTCGCTTTTCTATTACGCTTTCTGTGTTTTGTCGCAGAGTTATGGCGGATATATTACACATTGGCGGATATATTACACATTCAATCTAAATAATTTACACAAGAAAAGATAATCAGTTTGCTGAAAGCGATATAACATCTGAAGTAGACTGTAGACAGGTTGCAACACTTTTATGTCCGTAACTTTTATTTGAAGACAGATTTGGGAAATTTTCTGCTTGCTTTCTTCATTCATCTATATCTGTATATATACAAGTATGTAGAGTATGCTCCAACAATGTAAGAATATGAAAACCAATTATGAACCTACACTTGTCCACTATCTATTTTGTTCCCTAATGTAACAAACTATACAGCTGTACACTTATTTCTGATCACTGCTATGTCATGAAATTTGGAGGAAATTTTATCTCTCCAGCTGTCAGATCTAAAAATGATTTCTGGAACTATTTATTTTCATTTGGGCTTTGCAGTTGGATATCTAAATATTAATTTATTGGGCTTGTATGATGAGGCCCAAGACTGATAGAACAGTTAGGCCCAAAACTAGTTCAAGGCCCAAAACTAGTGCAGGACAATTTTGTTTGTTCCGCCTCTTTCCCTTTGTTCATTTGGATTAATCGAGCAGCTTGTTCTTCATCTTCTCTAAATAACAATGGTGCATCTATATTTGTAAATCCAACAAATTTTTATACTATCAAGTCACCGAAAAGAAAACTATAGGGAGCTGCCTAAAGTAAGTGGAACTAGTTATATGGGAAATAAGGCAAACAACCTGCTTAACATGTTATTTTATACTAATAGTGCTAACATTGTTATAAGTGCATATAAGTCACATCCTACAATAAATGGAAAAATATCATTAAACCAAAGGTCTAGCAACTACCTGAGATCCCTTCCGCCATTTGCTCATTGGTACATATGGTGCCATGTTTGGGTTGTAGCGTCGTTCTTTTTTATCGAGAAAGCTGAAAGGCAGATATCAATTTATTATTTCACTAGTAATGTGGAAACTTTGAAATTTTATGCAATCAAAACAGATTTTTTAGCTCTGAACCCACGCCCATTGGTTAGAATAAAAAGGAAatggaaggaaagaaaaggaACCACAAGATTAGTATATTTTGCTCAATTTCAAAAATACAATGTACTTTTGTAAAGCTATTCGTCCTACCAACTCCTCCAAGTCATGAATCAACTGCTAAATTACACATTTTACCTGTCTACAAAACTCCTAGGAGAAGCCATCAAATAGGTGTATATATAGCTAAAGTTGTACAACGGGATGCAGCTGCAAATTAAGAAATACATAATTATATAAATATCTAACCCAAAGTTCAAACCATATAGATGAAGAAAACGGGAGAAAATTACATGGATAAAAGTGTAACTGCATATTGAGAATTTGCAATCCTTTGCACGAATACTGTTTATACATGACAAGAACTCTGAACgtgaaattttaaaatatttcaaaTCTAGTTCGCCTTTTACCAATCTAGTATGTGTCAATCTTGACTAATTCATTTGTGAACTCAATATTACTGGTCTCCTATACTTTTTCATTGTCATATACTAGTTGCATCTCCTTATTTTTTGTAAAATCATAGTTATATCACATCCACGCCTATTCAGCAAACTCGTGATAGGAAACCATTTCTTCATATTTTCCAGCATGTCCAAGAAAAAATATATAGTGCCATTCCATTGAATAGGAACCTAAAACCTTATGGCTGTTATTCCCATTCAGATTTAAATGACACTCATTTAATCAAGGTGGAAATCAAGGAAAATGAAGTTTGAATAGGTAATTAGTTAGAGATGAGCAATCAAAAGTTCAAAACTACTTATTTTAATATATCCCGAAAGTAATAGTTGAAATGAATGAATGTTTGGTAGATTGTCCAACAAATTGTTTATCAACATAATCAGAAAGAGACATTATTTTCTTTCGTCTTCTTTTGTTTCTAAGATAGTAAACAGTTTCTCCTATTATCTTCGGTTAAGAAACTACTCCTAATTAGGAAGGCAGGTAGTAATCAAAAACTAAAGTGATCGTTGATCATCCAGTGATGCAAATACACGTGAAACAAACAAGTCACCAACAAATACATATATGTGAGATGTTAATCATGCATCTAAAGTTTATGAAAGTTTAAGATGGACCTCTCAGACAAGAGAACAAATCTTATATTGGCTGGATCCTTAAGAGCTTCCTCAAGTAACAATCTCTCTGCTTCAATCATACTTGCTTCTCCCCAACCTACCTACACATCACACTTAATATCAATGGTCTAAATAAGACAAAGGAGTTTCTATAATTTGATTATTTTTATCATAAATAACCGCTAACAAGAATTTGGTTATGTTTACGAACTTGATATCAATAAATCTGTGGCTAAGATATCAAGATGAAAGGAATTGAAAAGGAGAAGAAAGTGCACAACATAAAGCTCAGTTATCAGCAGAAAATCTAAAACCATTAAACAGAAATATTTTTCAGTTTTTTGAAAGAATACTAGAAAGAACTTACAGTATGGATCTAAAATCAACAGGATATATTGGAGAAACTAGTCAAGAAAGAAATAGACCAAGTCAAGTTAACCTAACTAATCTATGTATATCTGGATAATGCTGCTGATAATCTCCGAGAGCCAAAAGTAATAGATATAGCAagagaaagggagaaaaagaaaggcAAAAAAAGCTCATATTTGTTTCATCTCAAGAAAAATGAAATAATTGTGGTTCCAACTAATTAGGAATACAACAAAGGGATAAAATCTTCTTTTCTCTTTTAAAAGTAACACCAAGTAAACTTTACCTTGATGCTTTTTTCAATTAGCTAAACTATGCAAGTATATATTGGTAGAGCTGTCGATAATCTCCGAGAGCCAAAAGTAAGACAGATCAAGAAAAAGGGAAATAGGAAAAATTAAATAGATAAAAAACTGATATTCGTTTCACTTCAAGAAAAATGAAATAATTTAGCTCCAACTAAGGAATATAAAAAGGCTAGGCATAAATTCTTCTTTCTCTTTTAAATATGATAACAAAGCTAGGCATAAAATCTTCTTCTCTTTCAAAAACGACAGCAAGTAAGGACAGCTACCTTGATGCTATTTTTCAATTGGCGATCATGGAAGAAATATGACCTTGAGGTGGACTCATTAAACATAAAACCAAGTTCTGAATGTATATAGATCGAATAATTAGCAGTGTCAGCATTCTGCAAACATCAAACGATACATGACATCAAAGAGTAAGAGAGGACATTTAAATTCACTAATGTTCCATCATATTATTTTCTGAAGTATTGAATTTATTTAAAACCTGATATTCTTCACATTTCCATGTTTCTCGCAAATACATAAATTAAATATTTTGTTTGGATGAAAAAGGGTATAGAAACTACTCTGAAGATGGAAAGCATCTAATTTTTATATCAACATTTTCGCTAATTCCTGCAAAGACCATAAATGaattgaagaaaaaggaaaagtaaATTCAAACTGGAACTACAAGAACTTTAATGAGAAATATACAACCCTTACAACTTCCTAGCTAAAATAGAAGTTGGAGTAAGCAACTCTAGCATAAGGTGAGAATTTCCCAAATCAAGAAACAACTGTCTATTCTCTAACAAATGTGGACCACTTAACATCAACAACCAATATACGCCACTAACACTCCCACATCTAATTGGACATCTGAAGCGCGAACAATGTAGGGCTCAAAAtccataaatcaagaacatggaCACAGTGGCAGATATATAGCATTATATACGGGTTCATGGGAACCCGTAAGCTTTTGCCTTAGATTCTGTACTTCTACTAAgaaattcataaaatatatataaatatgtgacTGTGAACTAGTTCTTATTGTTGATTAAGTTGAGATCGCTAAAggaactcataaacttcaaatcccaGATCTGTCTTTGCATGGATATCGTGTTAACACAATAGACCTTCGGCATAATTCAACCCTAAAAGTTAGCTCGCGAGATAAGAATTGTCCAATATCATTCGTTTCTTCAACTAATGTAGGACTATAAATTCTCACAAAGTTGTCAAAAACAGAAATTAAAATCAGCTGACCTCGAAGAAACATTTCCAAAGAAAATCGAGAGGCAAATTACGTCGAGCTAGGAAGAGAAATGCAACTTTTGGATTGCCTCGAAAACCATCATCGGGGGTGATGGAGTTCTCCCAATTAGAATGGAGAGATCTACGAGAAAGCAATGAAGAAGAAGGAACTTGGGAGTGTGATGATGGAGAGAATATCTGGAGGCTAAGAAAAGCCAACATACATACAATAATGCTGAGTGTGAGGGACACCACAATCACATACAGCTTCCACGTCGACCACGATATCCTTCCTGGCGCCAAACCCTTCTTGTTCATGGCTTACACAAAGTCTCAATGCATCTTTTTTGTCtgtctatatgtatatatatatgtgtgtgtgtgtgtgtgtgtgtttgaatAGAGTCGATTAGAAGGGAAGAATAATAAGAGTGTGTACATTGGTATTGGTAGTTGAAGGGAGTGaatcaatacaacaacaacaacaacccagtgaaatcccacatcttggggtctggggagggtataatgtacgcagaccttactcctaccaaggtaggatggctgtttccgagagaccctcgactcaatagaagcataaaaagggggggggggggggggggggggggtcagataaggttaaaagatttaaaacgatattgcaatgaaataatgcaagcgacacagtaaaacaggaatCAATAAAACAGGGAAATTATGCATTGAGAGAAACAGAGAGATTTGCACTGTGCTTTTGTTGGTTCGTAAAAGTAGGAAGGAGGGAGAATTAAACGGCCTATCTTTCTAACTTCCAAGTTCCAACTGTACTCTGATTTGCATCTAAACTATAGTTACATTCCAATAACGTGTCACTTTCCCTGTAGGGCTGTGCAAATTAACAGTTAAACGAATAAACCGAACTGATAATTGGGTTAataatttgggttattggtttAATTATTGGGGTATCGGTTCACTGTCCCAAGTTATTGGGTTATTGGTTCGGTTCTAGTTTTAGCTACTTTTTTAAACTGATGAACCAATACCCGATagtaatttatttaattataattttACCCTTTAATATA is drawn from Lycium barbarum isolate Lr01 chromosome 8, ASM1917538v2, whole genome shotgun sequence and contains these coding sequences:
- the LOC132606321 gene encoding glycosyltransferase BC10-like isoform X3, which encodes MNKKGLAPGRISWSTWKLYVIVVSLTLSIIVCMLAFLSLQIFSPSSHSQVPSSSLLSRRSLHSNWENSITPDDGFRGNPKVAFLFLARRNLPLDFLWKCFFEVGWGEASMIEAERLLLEEALKDPANIRFVLLSESCIPLYNFSYIYTYLMASPRSFVDSFLDKKERRYNPNMAPYVPMSKWRKGSQWITLIRKHAEVVADDNIVFPAFKMFCERSSNCIPDEHYVQTLLAMHDSEGELERRTITYTEWSQSATNMDKSSWHPMTFSYADAGPEQIKRIKDIDNVYYDSEYRTEWCHNNSTQVPCFLFARKFSQGAAMRLLSEGVVSRFDASAIMDPTP
- the LOC132606321 gene encoding glycosyltransferase BC10-like isoform X1, which encodes MNKKGLAPGRISWSTWKLYVIVVSLTLSIIVCMLAFLSLQIFSPSSHSQVPSSSLLSRRSLHSNWENSITPDDGFRGNPKVAFLFLARRNLPLDFLWKCFFENADTANYSIYIHSELGFMFNESTSRSYFFHDRQLKNSIKVGWGEASMIEAERLLLEEALKDPANIRFVLLSESCIPLYNFSYIYTYLMASPRSFVDSFLDKKERRYNPNMAPYVPMSKWRKGSQWITLIRKHAEVVADDNIVFPAFKMFCERSSNCIPDEHYVQTLLAMHDSEGELERRTITYTEWSQSATNMDKSSWHPMTFSYADAGPEQIKRIKDIDNVYYDSEYRTEWCHNNSTQVPCFLFARKFSQGAAMRLLSEGVVSRFDASAIMDPTP
- the LOC132606321 gene encoding glycosyltransferase BC10-like isoform X4, with the translated sequence MYLRETWKCEEYQNADTANYSIYIHSELGFMFNESTSRSYFFHDRQLKNSIKVGWGEASMIEAERLLLEEALKDPANIRFVLLSESCIPLYNFSYIYTYLMASPRSFVDSFLDKKERRYNPNMAPYVPMSKWRKGSQWITLIRKHAEVVADDNIVFPAFKMFCERSSNCIPDEHYVQTLLAMHDSEGELERRTITYTEWSQSATNMDKSSWHPMTFSYADAGPEQIKRIKDIDNVYYDSEYRTEWCHNNSTQVPCFLFARKFSQGAAMRLLSEGVVSRFDASAIMDPTP
- the LOC132606321 gene encoding glycosyltransferase BC10-like isoform X2 encodes the protein MNKKGLAPGRISWSTWKLYVIVVSLTLSIIVCMLAFLSLQIFSPSSHSQVPSSSLLSRRSLHSNWENSITPDDGFRGNPKVAFLFLARRNLPLDFLWKCFFENADTANYSIYIHSELGFMFNESTSRSYFFHDRQLKNSIKVGWGEASMIEAERLLLEEALKDPANIRFVLLSESFLDKKERRYNPNMAPYVPMSKWRKGSQWITLIRKHAEVVADDNIVFPAFKMFCERSSNCIPDEHYVQTLLAMHDSEGELERRTITYTEWSQSATNMDKSSWHPMTFSYADAGPEQIKRIKDIDNVYYDSEYRTEWCHNNSTQVPCFLFARKFSQGAAMRLLSEGVVSRFDASAIMDPTP